A stretch of the Halomonas sp. BDJS001 genome encodes the following:
- a CDS encoding glycoside hydrolase family 2 protein, with the protein MLERSSLAENALTSLHDEEYDVPLNLQNLNHSTMVFTKGRTSTSLNGNWNFCVDLLDTGLRQKWYEMQPANPVDRVEPWDYDPFMGESIPVPSNWAMLKEKWYFFEGSAWYTKKLPPELFKKRDSDAESDQRYILRVGAAQYDCKVFLNGKFLGNHYGGSTPFYVELTDDLAEETNWLMLCVNNTRTLDRVPMRNTDWFNYGGVYREVELFSLPREFIRDMFIRLSQDGRAIEVDVVVDRAVDGTSIHHAHLEIPELGIAQKISLEQGKGTCRIVAEPERWSPEKPRLYKVVLTAGEDSITDNVGFRSIVRQGVDILLNGELIWLRGISVHEDDDILGKVTSDEDIRRRLAHAKELGCNFLRLAHYPHHERAAELADEMGFLLWQEIPVYWAIDFDNPNTLKDAKNQLIELIKRDRNRASVIIWSIGNENPDTDSRLSFMRDLAETARLYDPTRLIAAACLINHAKLKIEDRLVDHLDVIGINEYYGWYDENFDDLYAIGKNSDPERPVVISETGADGDNSSQGPSEGLFSEKYMADVYRRQIDTLQKLAYIKGMSPWILYDFRVERRQNIFQRGFNRKGLIAADKSTKKKHLMF; encoded by the coding sequence ATGCTAGAGCGATCATCCTTGGCTGAGAATGCCCTAACGTCGTTACATGACGAAGAGTACGATGTGCCATTGAATCTGCAAAATCTGAACCACTCCACCATGGTGTTCACGAAAGGCCGCACATCGACGTCGCTGAACGGCAATTGGAATTTTTGCGTGGATTTGCTTGATACAGGTCTGCGTCAAAAATGGTATGAAATGCAGCCGGCCAACCCTGTCGATCGCGTTGAACCCTGGGACTACGACCCATTTATGGGTGAGTCCATCCCGGTGCCCTCAAACTGGGCCATGTTAAAGGAGAAATGGTACTTCTTTGAGGGCAGTGCCTGGTACACCAAAAAGCTGCCCCCAGAGCTTTTTAAAAAGCGGGATAGTGACGCAGAATCAGACCAACGCTACATCCTTAGGGTCGGTGCGGCTCAGTACGACTGTAAAGTATTTCTTAACGGAAAATTCCTAGGCAATCACTATGGCGGCTCGACTCCCTTCTACGTTGAGCTGACGGATGACCTGGCCGAAGAAACCAATTGGCTGATGCTGTGTGTCAATAATACTCGTACGCTGGATCGCGTACCGATGCGCAATACAGACTGGTTTAATTACGGTGGCGTTTACCGCGAGGTCGAGCTATTTAGCTTACCCAGAGAATTCATTCGCGATATGTTCATTCGCCTTTCTCAGGATGGAAGGGCGATAGAGGTTGATGTAGTTGTTGATAGAGCTGTCGATGGCACCAGTATTCACCATGCTCATCTTGAGATACCTGAATTAGGCATTGCTCAAAAGATTAGCCTTGAACAGGGCAAAGGCACTTGCCGAATAGTAGCAGAACCAGAGCGATGGTCGCCTGAAAAACCACGCCTATATAAAGTGGTGCTGACTGCTGGCGAAGATAGCATCACTGACAATGTCGGCTTCCGTTCTATCGTTCGCCAGGGGGTCGATATCCTCCTAAACGGGGAGCTTATTTGGCTACGTGGCATTTCTGTTCATGAAGACGATGACATCCTCGGGAAAGTGACGTCCGATGAAGACATTCGCAGACGGCTCGCACATGCGAAAGAGCTTGGGTGTAATTTTCTTCGCCTCGCGCACTACCCCCATCATGAACGCGCAGCTGAACTAGCCGATGAGATGGGCTTTTTACTATGGCAAGAAATTCCCGTTTACTGGGCCATTGACTTTGATAATCCCAACACGCTTAAAGATGCTAAAAACCAACTCATTGAGTTAATAAAGCGTGATCGCAATAGAGCTAGCGTTATCATTTGGTCGATTGGCAACGAGAACCCAGATACGGATAGCCGTCTCTCTTTTATGCGTGACCTGGCTGAAACTGCGCGCCTATATGACCCCACGCGCTTAATCGCCGCAGCGTGTCTGATTAATCATGCAAAATTGAAAATTGAGGATCGGTTAGTCGACCATTTAGATGTTATCGGCATTAATGAGTATTACGGTTGGTACGATGAAAACTTCGACGACCTGTACGCCATCGGCAAAAACTCCGACCCGGAACGCCCTGTCGTCATTTCTGAAACGGGGGCAGATGGCGATAACTCGTCTCAAGGCCCATCTGAAGGCCTGTTCAGCGAAAAGTATATGGCGGAT